In Sphaeramia orbicularis chromosome 9, fSphaOr1.1, whole genome shotgun sequence, the sequence GCCAATGTATATTGTTCTAATATTTCTACAGAAATATTAGTGTAAAGACAACATttcttacatgtttttttttctgaatatgtAAACACTAGCAGTGGTTCTTTTAGctctgaactcattttagttgaacTGAATGCACATTCTATTTTATTATGCTCTGCAATGTTATAACACACATTTAGCAAAATGGTAAGCATTGGTCTATACTTTGTCGCACTATACTGCCAGTAGCCTTTGCACAATGACGTATGTGAAAACACTTTGAGATAATGAGTCAATTTATCAGTCAGAGCTTGAATACAATAAATAGGCCACAGTTAAGTGTTATGTTTGAGTGGAGGCCCTGAATACAGTACCATGGGAGATAGTTTAGGGAGGTACTAGCAGCTCAGAACAACGTTACACATTGTTCAAAaacagatgtttttgttttttctattgcgcTTCTGCTGTTTGAggagtgttttatttttttcacccaGTTGTTTGTATTGATAGTGTGTTATGTTCAGAATACACATAGCCTATATATCTGGCACATTTTTACTATAAGTGTGACAAACCATTATAGCAAAAGGCTCTTTTCTACACAAGCAAAGCAAAAAGCATAAGCGTTTTCCATTTATACTGTCAGCGTGTAGTAAGGGTTTGTGAGCTTATTCAAAAAAGTTTTTTGTATTGTCTGTTGACACCAAAAAACCAATTTGAAGGTTTTTATTTACAAGAATTATCTGCTTTTGTAAGAGATATACAATGTTTGCTGGCTTTGTGGTGAATCTGTAGAGTTTATCTGACAGTTTCAAAGATCAGGTCTATGCAATTAGAAAAAAAACTCTTATATGTCAACAATCTGGGTCTTCCATTTTTCAGCGGTGGAGTTTATATCCAGAATCATGATGCACACATGACAATActgatcacccccccccccccccacagtgtACTTAGAGGCTGACTGCACGACTGAAAGACACAGGAGATCCTTTGTCCTCACAACCATCAGACTGTACTCTTTAAACAGTGGCAGATAGACAGTAAAGTTGAATTAGACGTAATGGTTAATAACTGCTTTATTAGCCCTGTGACAACTATGGCTTACTATGTTTTTGCTAATACTACTGTAACTACTTTTGGGAATCATCAATtaattgcttttattttactttgagCTGGGGGACATTTCAATTTCCCCTGTGGAGTTGATGGCATTCCTCTTCTTTAATATCATCTCATCTCATTGATTATTATTGTGGTAAAAATAAGACTGTTGTGCAATTTAAAGGAAATGGGTAATCTGTGTAGTTTCAGACACCAGCTGTAAATTTCACTGGGCTGAAAGCCTTTGGAACAGGATTATAACAATTTTTGTTAGAGTCACAAGatgctgtatgtatgtatatttattcacATACCATATACTAAATGGCTCCTGTAGGAAACTGTCAGTGCAGTGtgtatgtcctcctgagacccagcaatgcatttttgtcctctgcaggggacaaaagtttgacagttttacttaaaaaatactgtccattgcaaaggacattccattaaataaataaatgtgaataattttacaaatgtatctggaaaaaactgttgcattatacagttttcaattaagacaattatttaatataaaaaaccaaaaaaaaaaattaaatttcctgggtctcaggaggatatgtataaatatatcatCAATCATCTTCAGAATGTAGTGTCAGTTATTTCACTGCTTCCCTAAGTGCAGTTCCAGACTCCTGATTTTCAGTGCATGTAATTTGTCCCTGTCTGTTTTAGGTTGACTCATTACTGGACGTCAGTCAGCCTGCCTATGGTCAGCTGCAGAAGTGGAAGGGCACAGACTGTGCAAATGACGAAGTGTCAGCAGTCACACAGACCACCCAGAGGCCCTGGGAGGCCAAACCCACCCGTATGCTGCTACTTCAGGTCAGGATCACAGTGTCATTAAAGTGTAAAACACAACATAATGTTTGCATTAGGAGTTGTCTGAATATCACTAATATAATTTAAGGTAATGTTTAGCGTTTTCACTAATTTTAAAACGTCATAAACAAGGTTGTGTTTGTATGTGCTGATATTCCTATATAGTTTATTCTCTCTCAAACCCATTGTAAAATAGCTTCCAGTAAAGTTTGCTTCCAGTAAACATTATGCATTGAGTATGTAGATAACAcataataattgattaaaaaaattattcaggCAATTTGTGAAAACAATAGTTTTGTGAagttcaaagtaaaaaaaaaaaaacagaacaaaaccatTACAAAAGCCAAACTATCCAATACTGTTTTTACAAACATACAATATATACCGATCAACATTTTCATTCGGACTCAATCAGTCGGTCAAGTACAAATATATGACCAGTTTTATTTTTGAAGGTTTGATAGATTGGACAATATTCTTGTTTCTTCCTGGATTGCTGCGAACAGGGTACATTCAGTTAGAGCATATGAAAGGGTAAATTACTGGAATATAAGGCACAGACTATAATTTTCGCCTTAAGTAATACACTTGTCACTGCTCTGCAGTTTCTCAAGAATAGTGTTGGCGTTGCTTAGAAACATTGCAATggctttttctttcattttctcccTTTTCTCGTTATGTTTTGTGGTAGTTTTACATTTCTCTGCACCATGAGGAGCAGGGTCCAAAGGAAGCTTGAAAAGGCACTAATGTAAAAGGTGCAACAGTAGCAAATAATATATAGGGAGATAAGTCTtgataaattttaaaaagtaacaaTAAGTTTTTGTGTCTTGGTTTGAAGCTGTTCAAACAAAATTTAATACGATTATGTTCCTGAAAATGCCCCTCAGCACTAATTTTTTACACTAGCAGTAGCTCATATATAAATGAAATATGTAGACATTAAAAGTCAAgtgtattgtgtttattttacacTACAATGTGTCTGTTTAAATTGTTTTTGGCTTATTTATGTGGAATTTTTTAAACTTCAGTTTCAGTCATGTTCATCCTCACCTTTTATTAATGTATGAATGTAAATTTgctaattttcctttttcatCGTCTCAGTCAAATACACCATTTCTGTTGTTCAGGTGACAGATGGAGTCCAGAGCTTGGAAGCCATGGAGTATCAGCCTATCCCTGCGCTCAAAACAGATCTAAGGTTACAGACTGTGCTAAATAACACATAACCGCTCTGAATCACTACATCATATTTTTGCTGTTACCGACTAAAACATTGTGTTCTTAAGTCATTTTTACAATGAAAGGagatttttttcaaatacatatttttaaaaatatattttagtgTTGATATAATAAAGATTTTACTGTCAATTTTCactaaatttgtaaaaaaaaaatatataatattgtTCTCAGGCCCGGTGTGAAGCTACAGTTGCAAGGGCAGATGGTTTGCAGGCTCGGGGTGCTGTTGTTGGGTCCTTCCAACATCAAGGTCCTGGGTGGTGAGGTGGAAGACTTGGTGGAAAGAAATAACCAGGTAAATTGTCAGATTCTGTTTTATGTCAAAGGCAAAATTAATTCAATCTGTGTCTTTGATTGTGGTAGAAATATTATCTGGTCCTGGCCACCTGTTGATTGTTATTTCAGTTGAATTAAGTCTGTTCAGTTATTGCTGCACtgatttttcagcaaacataGACATATTTCCAGCTGCGTTTTAAATAACAGTCTGTAAAATGTAATCATGTGTAAAGTATAAAAGgtaatttttctctttctttgtgtTGTCAGGGCAGGGTGCTGTGTCGAACGCTGGGGCTACCtgaagagcagcagcagcagcaacaggggGAGGAAGCCCCTCCAGCAGCACAGCAAGGTATTATTATGAGAGCCTGTAAGTCTATGCACAGGATTTGTATGTTTAAAGGTCTGTTATAATGTATGTATGGTAGAACGGTGGAATATGTATAAGTACATttgatataaatttaaaaaatacctgGGTATCCAAAAAAATCCAATCTTTACCCTTATTTTTTGTTTgagtttatctgtttatttaaacacattttcacAGTGCCTAAATTCTGCAGTTAGCTTTGCTGCTATCATCTCTCAAGTGAAAATCTATGTGATGTAATTTgagcagaaatcatgtttacagatgaGGTGAAGTATTAGTTTAATTTACATTATGTTTATTCACATACAGTTCTGGGCAGAAGTCTTAGGCatcctttagctttgttgtttttgtagggtTGTAACGGGTCTGTGTCATTATTTCTAACAAGACGCattgaaacacagaaaaaaacaaaaaacagaagtaaacagCTTCTGCAAGTAAAGCCAGCATTTGGTGTGACCTCCATCGAGATTCAGTAATTTTTCAACTCTCCTAGGTTGGCTGTCTGGATGTATTCTTAAATAATCTTCTGTtatattacacaccttcagaATCTCCCAGAGCCTTTCatggtcttttatccttttttctgtccagatgatcccatgTAGCATCTACAgtattcttctatttttttaatgtttgaccACACATATGCAATATACATTGAATGTgtaaacagtattaaaaacataaatgcttttcagaaaaatataaagATGACAAAGTACCTAACTTAGGCATTGTTGTGTTTAATGATTTATAATTTGGAAATGTTGATGACATGGGCTCTGACACCCCTGCGACCCTCacgaggactaagcagttcagagaatggatgaatggatgttgATGACGACTTTTTTCCTCTACAGAGAATCAGGATTTGGAAGAATTTGAGCTTGACGACCAGGAGTTGTTGGCTAGTTTGGAGGCCCAGGAGGAGATGGAGAGAGTTCAGGTTCATCCTGTGGAAGACAGCGGTTATGGGACGCTCAGTGAGGTCTCCCTTCAGTCCTCCCGGAGCTCTTCTGTCAGGAGCGTCGTCTCTGCTGCCTCATCCAGGTGGGTGGGGGATAATATGATGTCTTGACATTTTAATGCCGTGCCTCCTCAGGCAAATATACTTTGACATTTTAGATTTCAGCATAATGTTTAatttaagtaaaaataacagcagCTACAGTTAGCTCCTTTAAAAAGCTATAAGAGTTTTAATCTACGGCTCTTGGCTCATGAAATCTTTGACTTGATTGTGCTCATTTATAGGTGCTGGCCTtcgttaaaactaactgaaagaGATGACTCAAAAGGATAAAATTTCATGTTAACAATACCTGAAGTGCAGCCATTCGAAGTGGCATAATGCATACATTTAAACTACTGTAGCTGAAGTTCACTGATTTAAAATATAGCAAACTTTAATCAGAATGAAGTCaggtacattttaaaaattattttatttaattaatcaTTTGTACAGTTCATTACAGCAGTTCACAATTTCAGATATATATTCTAGTAAGCAGTAATTGTAAAGCCCTTGTTAAACACTTGATGGTTGATGATGTAAAAGGCAaatattttttggtttatttcttcCAGAAGTGACACATTCACCTCCTCGTACAGAAGTGGTATCAGTCAAAGCAGTATAGGAGGATCAGTCCATGGTCATCGCCATAGTAACGATCCAGAGGATTCAGACCTCATTAACCACTTCCCCCCAGACCATGTGATTCAGGAAGACATCCCAGATCACAACATGGCAGACGATGACTTCCCTGATGAGGATTTTGATGACCTCCCTCTGGATGAGTTGGATAGTGTGATTTTTCAGGAGAATACAAATGTTTCCACACAGGCTCAAAGTGGTAACAGAGGAACAACACAGAGCTACAATGTGGAGAGACCAACACAACGCCAAACTGCTATATTTGAGAAGAATGATTCTGGATCATCATCAACTTCTAGATCTTTATCTACACATTCAAAGCCATCACATCAAAGTGTTCGTTTACCACCTGATGATGATGACTTTATGGATGAAGACATGGACTGTTTTCTTGAAGAGGTAGATACTTTCACAACCCCAATTGAGACAACTGGAGGGCCAAATCAGAACAGGGACACTTTAAATTACAGGCTTCAAGGCCTTAGCCAATCAGAGAAAGGTACcaagaaaacagaaaatgtcaGTCACAGATTTACCAGTGAGTCAACAAAAAATGTAGTAGACTTGACAAAGACCTCCTGCTCCACACTTCAGAGGCAAAATGACTCAGAACTCAATAGACTATTTGCTAAAAATCCACAAAGTGACAAAACTCCCACTGCTATGACCCTGACCTCTGCGCCGTTTACGTACCTCTGCCTCTTAGACAACTCGCTCTCCAAACCCCAGCCCCACACCACAGAGGTTCTTGTCAAAGCTTTTATTGTTACTTTGCTGGGGAAGCTAAGTAGCAGCAATGGTCTTTGGCAGGTCTGCGCCACAATATCTGATGGAACAGGTTACCTGGACGTGAAGCTGTCAGATGAGGTTTTGACAGGCCTGCTGGGTTTCTCAGTAGCAGAGAAGGCTGCTATGAAGTGTGACCCAGCCCGGAGAGGTGAGCTGGAAGCTGGAATGATGAGATGTCAAGAGGGGCTTGTGGACATGTGCTGTATCATGACCATTTCAATTGAACCGGAGGGGGGGAAAGCTGTGGTGACCAAAGCAGAGCCTATTACAGAAAAAGTGCTCCTGGAGCTGGAGCAGAGGGTGAAAGCCAGGAGAAAATAAGCACAGGGGAGCCAGAGAGGAAGTGGGTGATAATGGGAAAATTACAAGCAGCAGATATGTGTATTGCCCTGCACAGATGAAACTGAAAATGTAGGCAAATATAGCATTCATTGCCTCAAGTTTGTCTTTAGATAATGAAACTAAGTTGGTTCTGGTGATCAACCTGACCTTCTGTTTCAGAATTGGAGAACAGAATGTGTGAACTGGATGTCTGATGATTAGTATGAACCGTGTTGTAATGCATGCCATCTGCTATATGTGAATGTGACATCCTGTCATTTATCATTAGTAGATTCATCTATTTTTGGAGCTATTTTTTCAGCCTAAAATGCATGCATGATTCCCACGAAAATATAAGAACACATAATTTTTAAAGTCTTAAATGTAATAAAGGTGGATTTAATGGTTAATTATACCAAACATTCCGACCAGAGCAACCTTGATTTTATGGAGCATTTAAAGCTGTGTGAAGCGAAGAATAAGACATTTGAGAAAGAGAAGGGGAAGGGAAATTCATATTTTGATTGTTGTAATGAATTGCCAGCCTTTGCATTCATTCAGTACATCCATTATTTCTGAATGAAAAATGATTGAATATCCAAGGGCAGCTTGGGTCTCTAATATACTCCCCCAGCGGGGAATGAGAAGGGAGATAAAGGAGAGGCCATGAGCTTCGATTATTTCTGTTAGTTAAAGATGTTCTGTTTTTTAATGAATGTACATCTACATATCTGACTAATATGCCTTTGTAGACATGTATACATATATTGTATTTAAAGCACATTCATAACATACTGAATATAAATTGTAATAAAACTGTTTTGAAGGTTTttacagacagttttatttaaacATTCTGCAAAGTAATTGCTTGCTGTTATTTTTACCTTTCTATTTCCCTTTATCAAATGAGAATCATATTCctacagattaaaaaaataaccAGACAAACTAGACCAATTCACTAGCACAGTGGGTTTCATTTGGTTCATAATAAGTTTAATAAATGCATCATGGGATGTGCACTGTTTAAGCAGACATGACAGTAATTAAAAGTAGCCCTGCTCTATTATATCATTCCAGTCTTTAATTTTAATGTACATTTTCAACAGTTACACCCATGAGTATTTGCGTCTCGTTTGGGGGAGTTTACACCTTTCTGTTAAGCATCAGTCTAGTAATGGGTCAGGTAAATAAAATTGCCTGGTGTTATTACATGGAGTAAGCATTAGAataatatctgtgtgtgtgtgtgcatgcgtgcgtgcataAGGGTACATAACATGTCTCTTATTGTCTTGATGCTGCTGTGTGTCCTTCCATTCAGGTAGCTGGTCTTGATTCATTAAGGCTTAATCAGGTTGAACGTCTAAATCAGGGCCCTGCTATGCATGTCGATAGCCTGTTATGTGCTAATGAGCTTGGATACGATGGAGGGGGAAGGGGGAGAAGCAACCCATAGGGAGATCAAACAGGAATAAATATTGGGTGATAGAGTAAATGAAACGAAAGGGGAGTGCTGTCTCAGCGGATATGGAAGCGACAGTTGAACTTGAGCACATGTAGTACCTACTTGTCCATGTAGCTCACATTTTATAAAGTATATTCTTATTGTTTAAAGATCCTTTAAGTAACAGACTGCTAATTTTTGTGGTTATAAACGTTGAAATCAAAAAGACATACAGAGTTgatataaaatacataaaattgcTTTTAATGAATCTGCTGATAAACTCCAATATTATCAAAAAACAGTCATTGTGCCTTGAGTTGACTGCATTATTTTATCCAAGGCCAAGAAGAAACTCATAAACAGAAAGAACGCCATCAAACATTTcctgcttatatatatatatatatatatatatatatatatatatatatatatatatatatatatatatatatatatatatatatatatttatatatatatatatatatgtatatgtatatatacattttttttatttattttttttttattaatagaaGGGAATGGTCATCATCATGTCCTCATCAGTGTATTACATGAGCCCTCTcctgtaactctatgaaaaaccgGGCTGTATAGTCTTGGAAGGAAATGACAATTTATGAGTCTTTAAAAGTTTGTCATGCAGAAGCAAATGATAAATGATGCACTTCAGAAGGTGCATAAGAAAGTGCTCGACTGCCCTAATAGCTTTCCATTTGCAATATTATTTGCTCGATTATGTTAGCCCTTCACTTCTCTCTCAGTCCGGAGCGGTAGTAGGAGACAAAATAAGCTTTTTCCTTCCCCCGTGCGTTTGGATGTACCTTTCCAAATTGCTGGTAGCAGGCGAGTGCAGGAGGCTGAGGCGGGAGGGCCAGGATGCCCACATGGGGGAAGAGAGCACCGTGCTAATTTGTCTAATGCTCATATACAGCTGCACCTACCTCTTTGGTCATTACAAATATCAATGTAAAAAGTACATGAGCAATTCTAATACCCCCAGCAGTAGCAGCTGTAATTTTCTTTGCCCTATTACGTTTAgtaatgaaaaatatgaaaaatccacTTAGACATCTCAACCTCTCTTTTAGGGCTCCATCAAAATGAGCAAATGGTTTCTCTTCATGGTaaaaacatatgtgtgtgtggggatgTGTGTATACCCTGCTGATGTTTGAGGATGTGACTCATTAAAAGAATAGAGAATTGCAAAAATTGGACTTAGGAAATGATAAAGGACCTCCTTACTTTGTTTTGGTTGATCTGGAACAAGAGGAGGATTATcatagttttaaaagaaaaaagaaaagttccATTATGCTCAGGTCTgttcttagttacttttttgGAGTCTTGGATAATGTAAAGGCAAGGAACATTTGTCAACATATACTGTCTACAGTGAAATGAGACAAacgtatagattttttttttaaagctgcatTTTAGAAGTCAAACTAACTTTTTATGGATTGAAAAGGCTTTCAAGCCAATGTAAGATTTAAAAAGAATGGAATTATTTTAAAGATGTGATCTTGAAATTAAGTAGAAACAATTAATCTTGTCTTTGACCTCCTACTTAAGTCTCAGGTGAGTGATGGTTAACTAGCCTTAATGGAAAAGCCTATTAGAGCACCTCTGAAAGAGTACAAACGATTGACAGGCCCACAATACGGCTGGTCTCTCTCTACATGTTTTTCTTATACTGCTAAGTCATTACTACCCTTGAGTACGAGCAAGATGTACTTGAGAAACAGGACTTAAAAGATAAGACAGCAGAGGTACCATATAAAGAGACGAATGAGTGATTTTGCTGTGACAAGGAAGAGAATGGTTTGCTCCCCCCACTTGTCCTTTCTTTCTCCGCAGAGATGAGGCAGCCTGACAAGCTGGCCATTAGGAAGGTAATTTGACAAGCTCTACAGAGTGCTTTTCCTGCACCCTTGCACCCCTTGAACATCATGAAGCTTTGTTCTATACCGCTAGTTTATATTAAGAAAATATGTAGCCTGCCAAGCATGACCACTAATAGCAGCTGATTGCAAGAGTGTATGTATATTTTGTTCAGGTCAGTGTGATTCTTTGAACCCAGTGGCACTCAAAAGACTCCGTTGGTCATCAGCCGCCTGTTTGCACACTGTCAGAGAAACTCCCTGGTCCTGGTATGTTTTATTCATAGAAATTACGCTAGTTGATTATTTGGTAATCTGGTCACATTTTTAAGTGAATACATCacctgtttgcatgtgtgtgtttattagcAGAGTTATGTCTTAAACTCATGAGACAGGGTAATGAAATGAAAGGTCACCATCAGGAAACCATTGGGACAAGAAGGAATTAGGGGGAAATGAGATCTACAAGAGGAGATTAGagggtttatgggttaaagagagagagagagaaagagagagagaaaggaattGCTCctgaaatacacagaaaaaaaaactgcacgtCTTAGCTTACCTGAAAGGGTGTTTGAGTGTGTTTTAAGGACACACGGACAGATTCTGAATGAAAATGACTCCCCATTTCTGTCAAATACATCCAACACGTCCAGAGATTTAAAAAGGCCATTTGGCAGCTGTCTTTGTTGTTGCCGTAGTGACTGACTTACAGGAAGGAACCTCCACCTGTCATCGTACCATCCTTCAACCCTGGCTCTTTTCATGTTATATGTTGTACTGTTATtttcttactttctttttttattcatttattttctttaaacTTCTACCTTTAGGTGTCTGTTTGTCTTCACGTCCTTCCTtctttttacagactgtattctgGTTAGTGTACTCTATCATACCAAGaccatttaaccctcaaagacctaaaaagaCACCAGTGGCCAAAAGCacccactgatgtaaaatgtaaattaacttttgcattactaatcctatcaacgcattgacataattcaggtaaaatgcagtttcttagcttttcagcagcattatccatttggacattcagaggctccgtaatgaacacaaaaacactgtcatcttctgtaacctttattcaccggtaaaaccactgtagtttgacaaatgatagtacctgtaaatggatgtttttatgctctattaatgacatattttgttgaaaatgtcaccttttttttttccagttttctctatTTGTGACCTCTGAATTTACATGGAGCTGTAATGAACAACacattcagtaaattaaatagaggaaagcatgtgattttcactggaaaatgcaaaatgaggAGGATAATAGTATGATaatttgtgataaatcacttacgaaaggttaaaatgagagaaattGGGTTTTAGGGTTAAAGATGGTCTGTATATGTTCTGCAATTTTCATATGATCATAACAATGTATAACCATCTACCAGTTGTTTAAGCTTCACTGCTTTCTCCTGTGGTATCCTCCACACAACCATCAGGTCAAAGAAATTAATACCTTTGGTGAACACTAAGATGCCATTCTAGAATGAGGCTGACTGATTTAAGATTTGCAAAATATTAGAAATAAAAGAACACTTATAATCAAATAGACCAATCTTCTTTCCTTCCATTTACCTCAATGGAGTGATGAATATTGTCAAAAAATGCAATAACACATTTTtcataaatatacagtacatatttCTTTCGTGTCAGACTCTAATTTAATTAATCCCACACAATATTAGCTAAACCAAATTAAACCTCAGTGTTCATATTAGATTTTCATGATCACATAAACCCCTGGTCTGTGACTTGTACACAGACTTTACTGTAAAACCTGGAGATTAAATGTACAATTTCATGTGATTATTTTTTCCTGGACAAAATTTCCCTATTCAACCAAAATACTGATGATTTATGTTCCTAAACTATTGACAGTGCTCATAATAATGCCAcactgtaaccccccccccccacacacacacacacacacagaaaaatactattattttacagATTATTCCTAAATTATTACGATCAAACACCTTCAATTAAGTGACAATGCAAAGAGTTTTGCAGAAAAATACCATTATTGTACAGATTCTTCCTTAATTATTACTATCAAATcccttcattaattcattcattatctgaacccaatTTATCCTCACTGGGGCCACGGGGGTCActtgagcctatcccagctacttacgggcaaaggtgggatacaccctggacatgccaTGCCTggatttgttttttacagtgcagtgttaCAACAGACATGAACCAAAAATGTATGTCATGCTGACCCATTTATTTTCTGTCGAACAAACCAGGTTTCCATGTTAgagaaaaacctgaaaaagaaATTAGATTAAGTAAAACCAtcagcgtgttttttttttttcttttttttttttttaaaccatggaTTTTAATTTTGTCTCTGATGAAAAATTAAAACAAGACAGAAACTGATCAGATCTAGAtaaggaaagaaaatgaaaaatgcagtgagctttaatgtttgtttttttgctattgTTATCTGACAAAAAGAatgcatttttttcataaattatataataaaaaaattataaaagaatAAACCTTAGAATATAGTGTATTAGATTTCTTTAAGTATTTCAAGTGAATATGAATAACCAACAATGATAGAATGAAAAAGGTTCTTAAAAAACCGACTGAAAATTTTAAATTGTCTGTAAAACGTGTTTGATTTCCTCAGGCCACATGATACAGATGTAACAGATTGATGAGGAGGAAATTCACATGATTACTTTTATATCAaaacttgtttgtttttctacatgTGTCTATGAATGGGTTAGTGATATTATAATGTTTAAGCCAAAACAAGCAGACGTTCTCTCTGATTAGTAGAGGTGTTGTGCCAGTTTGACCTATTCagtgtgtctgtctttttttgCTTTATGATAATGTTATTCATTGATTTTCTCAGTTTCTTATGACGTGAGTAAAGCAGA encodes:
- the rmi1 gene encoding recQ-mediated genome instability protein 1 isoform X1, with translation MAPGVQAVVRTAQTWLQCSWHIQVPFAWLEACVQWLQEEAGGADHLSQQQINQQALDQWLLTDLRDLDYPVLPEGLAQAQKTVLSGTFCVQVDSLLDVSQPAYGQLQKWKGTDCANDEVSAVTQTTQRPWEAKPTRMLLLQVTDGVQSLEAMEYQPIPALKTDLRPGVKLQLQGQMVCRLGVLLLGPSNIKVLGGEVEDLVERNNQGRVLCRTLGLPEEQQQQQQGEEAPPAAQQENQDLEEFELDDQELLASLEAQEEMERVQVHPVEDSGYGTLSEVSLQSSRSSSVRSVVSAASSRSDTFTSSYRSGISQSSIGGSVHGHRHSNDPEDSDLINHFPPDHVIQEDIPDHNMADDDFPDEDFDDLPLDELDSVIFQENTNVSTQAQSGNRGTTQSYNVERPTQRQTAIFEKNDSGSSSTSRSLSTHSKPSHQSVRLPPDDDDFMDEDMDCFLEEVDTFTTPIETTGGPNQNRDTLNYRLQGLSQSEKGTKKTENVSHRFTSESTKNVVDLTKTSCSTLQRQNDSELNRLFAKNPQSDKTPTAMTLTSAPFTYLCLLDNSLSKPQPHTTEVLVKAFIVTLLGKLSSSNGLWQVCATISDGTGYLDVKLSDEVLTGLLGFSVAEKAAMKCDPARRGELEAGMMRCQEGLVDMCCIMTISIEPEGGKAVVTKAEPITEKVLLELEQRVKARRK
- the rmi1 gene encoding recQ-mediated genome instability protein 1 isoform X2, translated to MAPGVQAVVRTAQTWLQCSWHIQVPFAWLEACVQWLQEEAGGADHLSQQQINQQALDQWLLTDLRDLDYPVLPEGLAQAQKTVLSGTFCVQVDSLLDVSQPAYGQLQKWKGTDCANDEVSAVTQTTQRPWEAKPTRMLLLQVTDGVQSLEAMEYQPIPALKTDLRPGVKLQLQGQMVCRLGVLLLGPSNIKVLGGEVEDLVERNNQGRVLCRTLGLPEEQQQQQQGEEAPPAAQQENQDLEEFELDDQELLASLEAQEEMERVQVHPVEDSGYGTLSEVSLQSSRSSSVRSVVSAASSRSGISQSSIGGSVHGHRHSNDPEDSDLINHFPPDHVIQEDIPDHNMADDDFPDEDFDDLPLDELDSVIFQENTNVSTQAQSGNRGTTQSYNVERPTQRQTAIFEKNDSGSSSTSRSLSTHSKPSHQSVRLPPDDDDFMDEDMDCFLEEVDTFTTPIETTGGPNQNRDTLNYRLQGLSQSEKGTKKTENVSHRFTSESTKNVVDLTKTSCSTLQRQNDSELNRLFAKNPQSDKTPTAMTLTSAPFTYLCLLDNSLSKPQPHTTEVLVKAFIVTLLGKLSSSNGLWQVCATISDGTGYLDVKLSDEVLTGLLGFSVAEKAAMKCDPARRGELEAGMMRCQEGLVDMCCIMTISIEPEGGKAVVTKAEPITEKVLLELEQRVKARRK